The following are from one region of the Carassius auratus strain Wakin chromosome 13, ASM336829v1, whole genome shotgun sequence genome:
- the LOC113112436 gene encoding E3 ubiquitin-protein ligase MARCH5: MAEEGAVVMQQVVDRSCWVCFATDEDDRTAEWVRPCRCRGSTKWVHQSCLQRWVDEKQRGNSTARVACPQCNAEYLIVFPKLGPVVYVLDLADRLISKACPFAAAGIMVGSIYWTAVTYGAVTVMQVVGHKEGLDVMERADPLFLLIGLPTIPVMLILGKMIRWEDYVLRLWRKYSSKLQILNSIFPGIGCPVPRIPAEASPMADHVSATRILCGALVFPTIATIVGKLMFSSVNSNLQRTILGGIAFVAIKGAFKVYFKQQQYLRQAHRKILNFPETEEA, translated from the exons ATGGCAGAAGAGGGAGCGGTTGTGATGCAGCAGGTTGTGGACAG gagttGTTGGGTGTGTTTTGCCACAGATGAGGATGACCGTACGGCGGAGTGGGTGCGTCCGTGCCGCTGCCGTGGTTCCACTAAATGGGTTCATCAGTCATGTCTTCAGCGCTGGGTTGATGAGAAACAGAGGGGCAACAGCACCGCGCGTGTGGCCTGCCCACAATGCAATGCTGAATACCTCATCGTGTTCCCTAAGCTCG gGCCGGTGGTGTATGTGCTGGATCTGGCAGACCGCTTGATCTCGAAGGCCTGTCCGTTTGCTGCTGCTGGTATCATGGTGGGATCCATTTACTGGACGGCTGTCACATACGGCGCGGTGACTGTCATGCAG GTTGTGGGTCATAAGGAAGGTCTGGATGTGATGGAACGGGCCGATCCTCTCTTCTTGTTGATTGGCCTGCCCACCATCCCAGTTATGCTAATTCTAGGGAAGATGATTCGCTGGGAGGATTATGTGCTCCGCCTCTGGAGGAAATACTCCAGTAAGCTTCAGATCCTTAACAGTATCTTCCCAG GTATTGGCTGCCCAGTGCCGAGGATCCCTGCGGAGGCCAGTCCGATGGCCGATCACGTGTCAGCCACACGCATTCTGTGCGGTGCCCTCGTGTTCCCCACCATCGCCACCATCGTGGGTAAACTGATGTTCAGCAGCGTCAACTCAAACCTTCAGAGGACCATTCTG GGTGGCATAGCGTTTGTGGCTATTAAAGGAGCGTTTAAGGTTTATTTCAAGCAGCAGCAATATCTCCGACAAGCTCATCGCAAGATCCTCAATTTCCCAGAGACGGAGGAGGCCTGA